GATGGAGCCCTCGTCCAGCGGCGGCATGAACTCCGTGCCGATCAGCGGGGCGAACAGGCCCGCCAGCACCAGCGCCCCGGCCGCGATTCCCAGGGTGATCCTCGGCCGCCGGATCGCGCGGGCCAGTAGCGCCGAGTAGCCGGCGCGCAGGCGGCGCGCAAAGCCGAAGGTCCTCTCCGCATCCTGGCGCAGGAGCACATCGGAAAACACGGGCACCAGGAGCAGGGCGACGCAGATCGACGCCAGCATGGAGATGAGCATGGTGGCGGCCAGCGGCGCGAACATCCGGCCTTCGATCCCCTGCAACGTGAACAGCGGAACCAGCACGATGGTGATGATGAGAACCGAGAAAGTCACCGGCCGTGCCACTTCCGCCACCGCCTCGGCGACGATGGCCCGTCGGAGTGCACTGTCGCGGCGTTCGGCGAGATGCCTGCGGATGTTCTCCACGACAACGATCGAGGCGTCCACCACCATGCCCACGGAGAACCCCAGCCCTCCGAGGCTCATCAGGTTCGCCGAGATGCCCACGGGCCCCATGACGATGAATGTCACCAGGAACGTGATCGGGAGCGAGATCACCACCACCAGCGCCGTGCGGAACTCACCAAGCAGCAGGAACAACACCAGGATGACCAGGAGCCCGGCCTCGAGCAGGGCCTTCACCACGGTCTCGATACAGGCTTCGATGAGTGAGGCCCGGTCGTAGAACACGTTGATCCGGACTCCCGGGGGCAGTGTGCCCTGGATCTTCGCAATGGTCGCCTTCACGCGGTCGACCACTTCCCGGGAGTTGGAGCCCTTGAGCATGATGATCATGCCGGCCACCACCTCGCCCTTGCCGTCGCGCGTCACCGCCCCCTGGCGGGGCTCGGCGCCGATGACCACGTCCGCCACGTCCCGCACGTACACCGGGGCGCCGCCGCTGGACTTGAGCACGATCCGCTCGACATCCGGGGTGTCCTTGAGCAGCCCCACCCCGCGCAGGTAGGCCTGCTCCCACCCGCGCACGATGATCCCACCCCCGGCGTTGGCGTTGCTGCGCTCGACCGCCTCCACCACCTCGCTGGAGGTGAGCCCGTACTTGAGCAGCTTGTCCGGGTCAAGCAGCACCTGGTACTGCTTGACGTAGCCCCCCACGCTGTTGACCTCGTTGACACCCGGGATGGGTTTCAGGAGCGGCGCCACCAGCCAGTCCTGGATGGACCGCAGCTCCATGGCGTCCTGCCGGTCGCCTTCCAGGGTGTACTGGAAGATCTCGCCCAGGCCGGTGCTTATCGGGCCCAACTCGGGCTCCACACCGGGCGGCAGTTGATCGCGGGCCCCGGCCAGGCGCTCGAAGACCACCTGGCGGGTCCAGTACATGTCCGCCCCGTCCTCGAACACGATCACCACCTGCGAAAGGCCGGCCTTCGAGGTGGAGCGCACCTGCTTCACCCGGGGCAGTCCCCGCATTTCCAGCTCGATGGGGTAGCTCACCCGTTGTTCCACGTCCACCGCGGCCAGCCCCGGCACCTTGCTCAGGATCATCACCTGCGTATTGGTGACGTCCGGGAAGGCGTCAACGGGCAGGCGCGACCACGCGAACAGCCCGCCCGCGACCAGCGTGCCGGCCGCCAGGAGCACCAGGAGGCGGTTGTTGAGCAGCGTCAACACCACGCGCACGGGCGGCCCCCTCAGTCCGCGCAGCCTGCGCCCATCTTCGAGCGCAGGACGTCGGACTTCATCAGGAACGAGCCGTCGCAGATCACGGTCTCACCGCCGCGGAGGCCGGAGAGGATCTCGACCCGCTCGCCCCAGGAACGGCCGGGCTGGACCGGCCTGCGCACGTAGTACTCGCCATGATGGTGGATGAACACGAACGACCTGCCGGCATCCTCCAGGACCGCGGCGCGGGAAACGGCCAGCGCCTCCTGCGTCCCGGGGAGGAACACCTGCACGTTTGCGAACATCCCGGCCAGCAGCCGTCCGCGCGGGTTCTTGACTTCGACCCGCAGCTTCACGGTTCGGGAGGCCGCCTCCATGGCGGGGCTCACCAGGTCCACCGAGCCCGGGAACTCCTCCCCGGGATAGGCCTTCACGGTGACCGTCGCCGCGAGCTTCCCGCCGCGCCGGGCCTGGTTCACGGCGGCCACGTCCCTCTCGTAGAGATCCGCCCACACCCACACGACACCGGCGTCGCCGATGGTGAGCAGGGTCTCTTCGGCCTTGGCCGTCTCTCCGGAGAACGCGTGCAGGGTGAGCACCGTGCCGGCCACGGGCGCGCGCAGCACCACGCGGCCACTGTTGGCACCCGATGCGGTGAGCCTCCTGGCGTCGGCCTCGGACATGCCCAGCCGGAGCAGGCGCCCCAGGGCGGACTCTGCGCGTATCTCCGCGGCCTCCAGCTCCTGCCTTCCCTGGAAGAATTCCCTCTCGGAAGTGATGCCCTCCTTGCGCAGCTCCGCCGTCCGGTCGTGGTTGCGGCGCGCCAGGCGGAGCGCCGCCTGAGCCTCCAGGTACGCCCCCTCGGCCTCCCCGATCGCGATGCTCTCCACCTCGATCAGGGGCTCTCCCTTTCGCACCGTCTCCCCGAGGGTCACGGATACCCGCCGGATGATGCCGCCGGCCTGGGTGCCCACGTGCGAGACCCGGCGCTCGTCGAAACGCACCTCGCCGGTGAGCTGCATGGCATCATGAACGTGTTCCCGCGCCACCTTCCCCGTCTTCACCAGGGCTCCCGACAGCAGCTCCCCGGGGACGCGGACCACGCCCGTCTCGTAGCGGCACTCTTCGCACTCGAAGGTCTTCATCTTGTGCTCGCAGGTGAGCCGGAACAGTTCCTCCACGGGGCGGTCGAGGTCCGAGATCTCCGCCTCCTCCGCGGATGCGGCTCCCCTGGTCCCGACCCCGGCGGCCGCGTGGCCCGCCTCCACCGCCGCGCTCTCCGGCGCGGCCGGTTGACGACCCTCCTGCGCGGTGGACCTGCCGCAGGACTGAATGAGCACCGCCAGCAGGAGCCAGGCGCCGGCGGATGCGAACACCGAACCAGTCTTCATTGGAAGTCCTCCCGCCCGATGAGAGCGTTGAGACGGCTGGACGCAAGCTGGGCCTCGGCGAGCGCCGAGAGATATTCGAGGCGTGTCCCGACGAGCGCGCGCCGGGCGTCAATCAGTTCGAGCAGGTTCGTCTCGCCGAGGGCGTACGCCCGCTCCATGATCAGCGCGGTGGACTCGGTGCGAGGGAGGATCCGGTCCCGGTAACGGACCGCGGTGCCCGCGGTGGCGACACTGGACCCGTGCGCCTCGATCACCGCCGATTCGATCTCGCGCCCCTGCCATTCGAGGTCCCGGCGGCCGGCGTCGAGCAGGGCGCGCGCCTGCGCGATGCGCCCGGAATTCCAGTTCCACAGCGGCACGTCCAGCGTGACCCCGGCGCCGTACGCCCTTCGGTCGGGCTCCGCGAGCCGGAAGGCCCTCAGGGACACGCCCGGGATGCGCGCGCGCTTTTCGACGCTCAGCCCGGACTCCAGGGAGCGGACCCGCGCCCGCGCGGCCAGGCGGGACGGATGGGTCGAGCGTGCTGCGGCAAGAGCCGAGTCCAGGTCCGGCACGCCGGGCACGGACGCCAGATCGGCCTGCACGCGGAGTTCCCCCGGCCACCCACCGCCCAGCCACAGCCTCAACTGGCCCTGGTGCGCCCGCCGCGCCCACCGGGCCGCATCCAGATCGCTGGCGATCTTCTCGAGCTCGATCTCGACGCGCGTGGCATCGGTGGGGCGAGCCTCTCCCAGCTCCACGCGCCTCGACACCGATCGCGCGAGCTCGGAAGTCTGGGACTCGAGGGCCTGGAGCGAGGCGACCCGGGCCTGGTCGTGGGCGAGGTTCACGAACAACTCGCGGAGTTGAAGCAGGACCTCGAGCCGGGTGGCGTGCGCATCCTCCGTGCTGGCCTCCACCAGCGCCTCCGCGGCGGAGACCCGGCTGCCCCGCTTCGCGAGCCACTCCAGCGGGATCGTGAGCTCCAGGCTCCACTCGCGCGGCGCGGCGGGATCCGGGGCGCCCTCGGGGCGCGTCAGGGCCGCGTCCAGCGATGGGTTCGGAATGGAGCCCGCGTCAGCCGCCACCCCGCGGGCCGCATCCACTCCGCAGAGACTCGCAGCCAGCCGGGGATGCCGGTCCACCAGGCCCTTGAGGTCCGGCCAGGAGATCCCGAGTGTGTCGGTGGGGAGCTCAGCCCGCGAGACCGGGGCCGGCGACGCTGCGGCCTGCGCGGCCGGGGCCCGCGAGGCGGCGGTCGGCGACCCTGCGGCCTGTTCCGCCGGGGCCCGCGAGGCCGCGGCGTGCGCTGCTGACGCGGGCGACGCCGTTGCCTGGGTCAGCGGCTCCGAGCGGACCGCGGCTGCCGAGGAGAGCAGGATCAGAAAGAGGACCTGAATTGCCGGGCCCGGCCTCCACGCGGAGACCGCCCACGCACGGAACGAGTGCATCGCCATCCACCTGCCTTCGAGAAGGAACTCCCCGCCGGGAATACCCGGCTAAGCCTGCGGCGCGGGCGCGATCGGTCGCGCCCGAAGCCAACCACCAGGACTAGGCGAGTGAGCGAGGAGGATGGAAGATGCGGTGCGCGAGGTCGGTTCCGGGGATTTCGAAGGACGTGTCGAAGGCGGAGCGGTACACGGGGGCGGTCCCGGTGGCGGGCATCGAATCCCCGGCCGGAAGCCCCGGGACATGCCAGGGACAGCAGGTGCAGGCGCAGTCCGACCCGCACGGGGCGCCGTCGGGGCACGCTCCAGGGCCGGTGTCCCCGTCACAGTGAGTGGCCTCGAGGGCCGCGGACGGATAGCCGGCCGCCGCCAGCAGCGGCGACGAACACGTCACCACCATCAGCAGCGCCCCCAGCAGCCCTCCGAAGATTCCGCGTACCATAGACATGTAAGTGTAGGAACGATGCCCGGAGGTGTCAATCGAGCGGCGTTTCGTGGCCCCGCGCCGCCCCCTCAATCCCACGCCCCCTTCACCGCCTCCTCGAAGCCCGGGAGCGCGCGCAGCGCGTCGCAGTGGGGGAACACGCGCGAGCTCACCATCAACGGGTCGCGCTGCGCCACGGCCAGGCGCACGTGTTGCAGGGCCGTGTCCCCGCAGCCCGCCGCGGCGGCGGCGACACTCATCCAGAAGTGCGAGACGTGTTCCAGCCGGGAGCGAGCCTCCAGTTCGTCGTAGACCGCCCGGGCCTTCACCGGCTGCCCCGACTTTCCCAGGAACCAGGCCATGGTGGCCAGGGCCCACACGTTGCGCCCCGAAGACGCCAGCAGCGCCGGCGACATCTCCTGGGCCTTCT
The DNA window shown above is from Candidatus Eisenbacteria bacterium and carries:
- a CDS encoding TolC family protein gives rise to the protein MHSFRAWAVSAWRPGPAIQVLFLILLSSAAAVRSEPLTQATASPASAAHAAASRAPAEQAAGSPTAASRAPAAQAAASPAPVSRAELPTDTLGISWPDLKGLVDRHPRLAASLCGVDAARGVAADAGSIPNPSLDAALTRPEGAPDPAAPREWSLELTIPLEWLAKRGSRVSAAEALVEASTEDAHATRLEVLLQLRELFVNLAHDQARVASLQALESQTSELARSVSRRVELGEARPTDATRVEIELEKIASDLDAARWARRAHQGQLRLWLGGGWPGELRVQADLASVPGVPDLDSALAAARSTHPSRLAARARVRSLESGLSVEKRARIPGVSLRAFRLAEPDRRAYGAGVTLDVPLWNWNSGRIAQARALLDAGRRDLEWQGREIESAVIEAHGSSVATAGTAVRYRDRILPRTESTALIMERAYALGETNLLELIDARRALVGTRLEYLSALAEAQLASSRLNALIGREDFQ
- a CDS encoding efflux RND transporter periplasmic adaptor subunit, coding for MKTGSVFASAGAWLLLAVLIQSCGRSTAQEGRQPAAPESAAVEAGHAAAGVGTRGAASAEEAEISDLDRPVEELFRLTCEHKMKTFECEECRYETGVVRVPGELLSGALVKTGKVAREHVHDAMQLTGEVRFDERRVSHVGTQAGGIIRRVSVTLGETVRKGEPLIEVESIAIGEAEGAYLEAQAALRLARRNHDRTAELRKEGITSEREFFQGRQELEAAEIRAESALGRLLRLGMSEADARRLTASGANSGRVVLRAPVAGTVLTLHAFSGETAKAEETLLTIGDAGVVWVWADLYERDVAAVNQARRGGKLAATVTVKAYPGEEFPGSVDLVSPAMEAASRTVKLRVEVKNPRGRLLAGMFANVQVFLPGTQEALAVSRAAVLEDAGRSFVFIHHHGEYYVRRPVQPGRSWGERVEILSGLRGGETVICDGSFLMKSDVLRSKMGAGCAD
- a CDS encoding efflux RND transporter permease subunit, whose protein sequence is MRVVLTLLNNRLLVLLAAGTLVAGGLFAWSRLPVDAFPDVTNTQVMILSKVPGLAAVDVEQRVSYPIELEMRGLPRVKQVRSTSKAGLSQVVIVFEDGADMYWTRQVVFERLAGARDQLPPGVEPELGPISTGLGEIFQYTLEGDRQDAMELRSIQDWLVAPLLKPIPGVNEVNSVGGYVKQYQVLLDPDKLLKYGLTSSEVVEAVERSNANAGGGIIVRGWEQAYLRGVGLLKDTPDVERIVLKSSGGAPVYVRDVADVVIGAEPRQGAVTRDGKGEVVAGMIIMLKGSNSREVVDRVKATIAKIQGTLPPGVRINVFYDRASLIEACIETVVKALLEAGLLVILVLFLLLGEFRTALVVVISLPITFLVTFIVMGPVGISANLMSLGGLGFSVGMVVDASIVVVENIRRHLAERRDSALRRAIVAEAVAEVARPVTFSVLIITIVLVPLFTLQGIEGRMFAPLAATMLISMLASICVALLLVPVFSDVLLRQDAERTFGFARRLRAGYSALLARAIRRPRITLGIAAGALVLAGLFAPLIGTEFMPPLDEGSIAINVVRLPNASLEGAVKVSGYIEKRLLRFPEVSTVVCKTGRAEISEDPMGPEQTDVFVMLKPRGRWGTGRNKAQLIEAIQEDLGQIPGLRYSFSQPIALRVNELISGVKSDLAVKAFGPDLAVLKAFADRAGAALGGVRGAQDVKVEQVSGMTQVDVVIDRAAAARHGIQIGSVNEAIETALAGTQATTLIEEQRRIAVVVRFAEEARSDLPRIERLLVPMPGGGRVPLAQIARYEMVEAPAQVSRENGMRRVVVEANVRGRDLGGFVRDAQRALAPLAKELPAGYFIEYGGQFENQQRAMRQLGFVVPVALLLIVIMLFLALNSIRNSLLVLLNLPFALVGGVFAVVVFRMPLSVSAAVAFIMLLGVAVQNGVVLVAFFRQLRERGESVPETVRKGCDLRFRPLLMTALTAFIGKAPWLFATGSGADIQRPLAVVAMGGLVTSTLLTLVVLPVLYGWFEGRGAQGQEPVGRA